A region from the Halobellus litoreus genome encodes:
- a CDS encoding M24 family metallopeptidase: MTDDAADWGDSVIDRTEEHLEHRRERLADVLDAQELDAVWFGRPNSFAWLTGGSNVVDRDADVGVAAAGYTRSDGFVVVTNNIEAERLATEEVPAAFDVTSVPWYESSLASAVAEATEGVGAADFEVPGFEALDASRLRRPLAPSDVERYRTLGRDVADALERVARELHADDTEHEVAAGLRVSLATRGIEAPVVLVGGSERAQRYRHYTPTRSELGEYALLSVTAERGGLYASATRTVSFEDAPAWLADRHGKAMRVEATALDATRRAAESAGTAGDVFDDIAAAYDAVGEPDEWKHHHQGGAAGFAGREWIATPESDEAVEAPLAYAYNPTVRGAKSEDTVLLTDDGAEVLTTTGEWPTASVRSCVDDGFEMERHAVRSLADE, translated from the coding sequence ATGACCGACGACGCCGCCGACTGGGGAGACAGCGTGATCGATCGGACGGAGGAACACCTCGAACACCGCCGCGAGCGACTCGCGGACGTCCTCGACGCGCAGGAACTGGACGCCGTCTGGTTCGGCCGTCCGAACTCCTTCGCGTGGCTCACCGGCGGCAGCAACGTCGTCGACCGCGACGCCGACGTCGGCGTCGCCGCCGCCGGATACACCCGTTCGGACGGGTTCGTCGTCGTCACGAACAACATCGAGGCCGAGCGCCTCGCGACCGAGGAGGTGCCCGCGGCGTTCGACGTCACGTCGGTCCCGTGGTACGAGTCGTCGCTCGCGTCGGCCGTCGCTGAGGCCACAGAGGGTGTGGGAGCCGCCGACTTCGAGGTGCCGGGATTCGAGGCGCTCGACGCGAGTCGCCTCCGCCGTCCGCTCGCGCCGAGCGACGTCGAGCGCTACCGCACGCTGGGACGCGACGTCGCGGACGCGCTCGAACGGGTCGCCCGCGAACTGCACGCCGACGATACCGAACACGAGGTCGCCGCGGGCCTTCGCGTCTCGCTCGCGACGCGCGGGATCGAGGCCCCCGTGGTGCTCGTCGGGGGGAGCGAACGCGCGCAGCGGTATCGGCACTACACGCCGACGCGGAGCGAGCTCGGCGAGTACGCGCTGCTGTCCGTGACTGCCGAACGCGGCGGCCTCTACGCGAGCGCGACGCGGACGGTGTCCTTCGAGGACGCGCCCGCGTGGCTCGCGGACCGACACGGGAAGGCGATGCGCGTCGAGGCGACGGCGCTCGACGCGACGCGGCGCGCGGCCGAGAGTGCCGGGACCGCCGGGGACGTCTTCGACGATATCGCGGCCGCCTACGACGCGGTCGGGGAGCCTGACGAATGGAAGCACCACCACCAGGGCGGAGCGGCCGGCTTCGCGGGCCGCGAGTGGATCGCGACGCCCGAGAGCGACGAGGCGGTCGAGGCCCCGCTCGCGTACGCGTACAACCCAACGGTCCGGGGCGCGAAGTCCGAAGACACCGTGCTCCTCACGGACGACGGCGCCGAGGTGCTGACGACGACGGGCGAGTGGCCGACCGCGTCGGTGCGTTCCTGCGTCGACGACGGCTTCGAGATGGAACGACACGCGGTCCGTTCGCTCGCCGACGAGTGA